From the Triticum urartu cultivar G1812 chromosome 4, Tu2.1, whole genome shotgun sequence genome, the window CTTAAATAGATTGCCATCAGTTTATATACGTTCTCAAACAATTAAAACCAGTCGCCTTAGGAAATAAACAATGAGCTGATAAAACAGGATTAGCATATGCTGCATTAGGGGTGGACTAACGAGCAGCTCGGCTCGTTAAGCTCATGTTCGTTAAGGctcggctcgttaagctcgttaagATTAACAAGCAGAAAACCCTGCTCGGCTCGGCTCGTTAAACTCGTGAGCGCTCGTCAACAAATTATAATGTGCTGCTATTATATACAGGATGAATGTGTAAGTGTGGTTTTCAAGATGAAATATAATGACTATAAAAAGAAATGTAATAGTTTGTTGCCTCATATGTCTATTAGATTGAATAGATGGGCTGAGGTGCTACAAAAATTCTTCACATAAGATGAAAATATGTGTTGTGTTGTTActaacgagcttaacgagctaCTCGTGAAACTCGTTAGCTCGCTCATTAAGCTCGTTAAGCTTAACGAGCTAAAATCAATAATTGGCTCTGTTCATTAAGAAACGAGCTACGAGCTTAACGAGCCAAACTATCGAGCGCTCATTAAGCTCGCGAGTTGCGAGTTGCAACGCACGGACATAATTGCTAATAATTAATAATATATTGTTGTGTGCACACTCGATGCAGAAACCCCGAGGGTATTCCCCTCTTTGAAAATAAAAACTAATGCGAGTTCCATGACCATAATCTAGGTATTCATGTGTCCAATGACCAGCGTGAATATTGGGGACGAGTCCAGTGATCACGGATGAATGAATTTATCTCGGAGATTATGAATAGCTTTTCCTTGGAAATGCAGATTGTGACTGCAGATGAGATGTTCCTAGTTAAGGAGCATCTACTCTTTTCCCAGGCTTGAAATTCTTTGGAGGCTGCCTGGGCACGGACAATAGTTTCACCGAGTTCTCGAAGCAGTGGTGGAAGCCGAAATGCGGGTAGCGCTGGTACCACGTCTTCTGCTGCTCGTGAGTGTCCCAGTGCTCACCGCTACTGCTCCTCCCGTACTTGTGCACCCAACCGGAGCCGTTGTGGCCCTCGCCCCAGGTGCGGTTCCACCGGTCCCCGTATTTGCCTTCCCACCAGGTCTCCCCCTGCTTCACGCCGTGGCCGTTACGGTCGAAATGCTCATCCCACTTGTCACCCCATTTCGACCACCCGTCGCCCTCTGACCGCTCGGCCCATTTGTCCGTGTATTTCACGCTGCCTCCGCTGCCATCATACGTCTCGCCCCACCTGCAGAGGATCAAATACTGGGCTTCAGCAATAGTATCTTATTTTATTGCAAAGAGAAAAGCTAAGCTTAATTATCATACAGAGCATGGAACCATGGACAAATAAAATTATTATAAATAAAGCTACTGATGATTCTCATACCTTTCATGCCAAACATGAGCATGCCCAACATCCAACGTAGTGTTTGGATCCAAGCTGCACCATTTATCAGCCGATTTTTCAGCTTTACCGCTTGAATCATACTGCTCCCACCATTTCTCTTGCCACTGCTCCCCTTTGCCATTCTTTCCCCACTTGTCTGCGCTCTTCTCCATATGCATAAGACCAGATGTGAAATCCTGAAATGGTTTAAAATGCAGCCACTTGATTAAACTCTCATCGATGTATACAGGCATGGCATAGTATCTCATCGATGCAGCTCCTAATAGGTCACACAGTGAATGCTGTGCAATGACCTGAGCAGGCACCATTTGAAAAGTTAATAGAAGTACTAATTTAATATATACTGCATGTTTTATACGCCGCACAGTGAGCGGATACTGCTACTCATGGTACACCACCGGAGTATCGAATTAGAGAAAAATTCACCTGCCACATGGACTCCTTCCAGTATTCCCGCCAAACATTGCCCCTAGCATCACGACCGGACTTCTCGGAACCTAATTCTTTATGATCAAACCGGTCTGAAGCCTCCCAGTACTTGTCTTCGAATTCAACAGAACCATCAGGACTTACTCCCCTGATTACAGTCCACTTACAAACAACACCATCAGGCCTCTGTTCTACACCGGTCTCCTTCCACCACTTTGAACCATCTGGGTCTATCCCATGGGACAACTTATCATCACTTGTACTGAGAGCTCTAGCCGCCTCAGCTGCATTATTTGAGAACTGCGTTTCAAATGCTTCCTCTGCATCAGCAACAGGCATGGCCCCGGAATCTACATTCTCAGGCTCTGCAAATGACTGGAAGGGAGGGAGAGATCGATCTTCCTTCTTCTCAAAGAAGGAGGTCACGAACGGAAGGGATAAGAAGTCTGCTGACCGTTCCTTTTCCATTAACATCTCAGGCTGACTGGAGAAGGAATCCACTTTCTTTGATGGTTTCAAAACAATATTGTTTTCTCTCGGTTCACTGCTGGTGTCTACGGGTGGTAACCACGACCAGAAATCCGGACCAGGAGTACCAAGCTTGGAAGGATATGAATCCCCAGAGTTTGTCACTGAGTAAATAAGAGATTACTGGTGTCAGAGCAGAAGCATAATTTTACATGGAACGGAGGATGTTGTAATAACTAAATGTTTGCAGTTAAAAAGCACTCCAATAATACTAAGACTAACCACAATGGAGAgtaacatacataagtaacatACACGTAttcctagactatgttactaccttcatagtgggtagtaacataagtgtggtaacatgcatagcttcatttattaggttatagactcatattgcattgggacatgtgatgttacagtaactagctaagttactactactatctctctcctcattaactcactgccacataagcaaatttgctgagttggactcgatgttactgctgaagttactcccactgtggctagtctaaTGGTGTCCTTTATAAAACAGTATTCTTCTCAAGAATGCTCTATACAATGTCACAAAATGGACATAGCCTAAGACCTCAATTTATAAAATCAACACGGTATTATCATAACTGATCCAGTATCCACATCATCTTCAAAGTAAAGCACGAATAATACTGTCCAACTCAACTGATAAATCCACTTAAGCCCTGCTTGGATCCTCGTTTTTCTCCACTTACACCCGTAAAAATTACAGATCTCTGTCCGTCGTTTTGGTTTCCAGCCGGAAATAACTCTTGGCATGTAAATTACACCCGGAAATTTAATACACGTGTATTAATTTACATCCATACCAAGCGCGGCCTTAGCCCTTACCAGAATACCACTGAGCACGAGTAAGTCCTATGTCAGTGTGTGCTATTGGTAGGAATTGAGACACTGGAGAGATATCATTCATCGTTTCCCATTTTAGTTTCAGTTGACAATTTCACCCCTAATTTTATTGGATTTATTTGTTGGATTGGCCGTTTATGCCAAACTCTTTTGAACTACTACTACCTTTGCTTATGTCAGGCTAAAAGGGAAACTTCTTTTACGCGAAAAGCGAAGCTAGTGCGACGTTCACGGGAGAACTCACGTGCGCCTGCTGGTCGTACCTTTTGCCGACTGCGACGCCGCCGGTACGCTCCCCTGCCCGGAGCCCTGATCCTCAGGCCCCTTTGCAGCCTTGCGCGAACCAAAAACGTCGCCCGACCCTGTCACTCTGGTGGCCGCCGCCACCTTCTGCGGCTGCGGCGTTGGCGAGGACTGCGGCGGTTCCTTGAGTACAGCGCGCGCGGCGGcgagagcggcggcggcgcggtcgaTGACCTGGGTGCGCTGCACGCGGTCGCGCTCCTCCCGCGGCACCCGCAGCATCTCCTCGAACCGCGCCGTCCTCCGCTCCACGTCCGCCTGCTGGGGGCCCTCCGCCTCGGCAGGCGGCGGAGACGCCTGCAGCCTGTACGCAAGCTCCGCCGAGCGTCTCTCACGATTCACCGCCTTCTTCCACATGTCCAGGTACGACGGCCCCCCGCCTCGGCCCCCATCCCCGGAGACCGCGCGGACGACGACGACACGCTGCCCGGCTCCACGTCGGGCatgggggaggaggaggcggccgcgCAAGCGATAGAGGTGGGGAGCGGCGGGAATGATGGGGGCGGAGTTGGTCGCCATTCTGCTGGACTCCGAGTGGAGAGATCAGAGGAGTCGAGAAGTGTGTGCGAGAgtgtggaggagaaggagagggtGGGCCCTGTTGTCTGCTTCACATGGAAGGGGAAGAGAGCGAGCGGTTCAGCGGATGAGGTCGGTTGCTGCGTGCGCCTCGGCCTCCAGGTGGCGTCTTCAGCGGGCCGCTCTCCGCCGTTGGTTCCCTCGGCTGAATGGACGGGTCGGGAGTGGCCTGTGAATCGAACGGGATTCTGCTAGATCCGGGGGCGAGCGATTCTACTCGGAAGCAGTTCAGTTTCTGGCTTTTTTTAGTTAGAAGCATGGCGAGTTCTAGAACTTGTCCGAGATGTGATGATTTGATTCTAGAACTTGCAAAATAACCCTACCCAGTTCTAGAACTTGCATCGTATGTGCAACTTTGATCATGGATCAATCACATCGTGACAACTGGACTCCTCAGGGCCGATCTAGTCGGTGCGCGCATTTTTGCAAATATCCCCCTTCCCCGCCTTTCCTCTAATCAACCCGCAGTACAAGAAGTATAGAACTAATATCAACTTAATGGTGTCTCCTTCACCACCCCAGCATCATCTATCACCAGACAATCCTCACCCTTCACTCCTTTCTGTCTTTCACACCTCCATCTTCCCTGTCACATTTGGTTGTCCTGTTTTCTCAGTCTTGTAGCCCCCCCACTTAAGCTATGCAAAGCAGAGCCAAGTTTGAGTGTCTGCTCAAAGCTACTACCCTTTGGATACCTTAAGATATCGCTGGTGTCCACTTGATCAACCCATGTAAAACCACATTGTCTTTTAGCCATCGGTTATCCAAGCACCACTAGTTCTCGTATATCACATTTAAGCTATGGCGCAGCAACACGTTTGGACAGTTTCATAATATGGTTGATAGCCTTAATGGCAGCTTTACATGTTATGTAATATAGAAAAGGCAACCAAATGACAGTGCGGATTCAAAAATTacagtttttctttttcatgcTTTGATTCAAAAACTTCAAAACAATTGTTCTTCTAGTTCTTACCCTCTTTGATGGAATAAAAAAGAAATTACAATGATAGGTATCCCCTCTGAGCATTTTGTCAAGTAACATACTGGTCTCAGCAAATCAGTGAAAGTAGAAATGGAGCGTACACGTCCAATGAGTACTCGAGGAAACAACAGAATCAAATAAGAAATTACTCGTGAAGGGCGGATTAGCTATAGTTTGTGTCTTTTCCACTTGATATGGGCATGAACTTTCTTTTTGATAAATGCATATGCCGTCAAAAAAGACATGAACTGTTGTATGGTTTATCTATGTTTCAACAAGGCACCAAAACTTGTACATAAGATATAGGCTCAAGGAATACATGACATGGCATTATGCTGAGAAAAGGACGGAGCTAAAAAACGTGAGTGCTCATCATGTACAGTAACCAAGGTCAGCAGCCCTATGATGATATTGGTGCAGTACTCAACTACTCATCTTATAGGGCACTATTACCATGAGCAAACATCAGAATGCCTGTGAATCTCTCACAACCATATAGGTTTGGAAATGGGCCAGACAAGATTCTTTGGTGGATGCAGATGCAAGGGTGCCCCCACAAAAACAGTGCATGGATCCTAATTGATCCAAGGGGCTGCTTTCAAAGTGGTCATTTGTCTGCTCTATTGTGGATACGACATGCATGGCACTTTGCTCATGGAGATTTAGGAGTAGTATCACGCACTCCTGGAAAAATATGTATGCAGACCTACCATAGCAGAGTGCATCAACCAAACAAAACTGATAAGTTGAGATATCATGGAGCATAGGGAAAATCTGCAATTGGTTGAGTTGTTTCCACAAATGTCGTATCCGTCCTCCTAGTCTTATAGCCCACCACATACTCTATACAAAGCGAAGTCAAGTTAGAGTGTCCACTCATAGCTCCTATTCTTTGGATACTTCGAGATACCGCTAGTATATGTCCACTTCACTTGATCTCCCCATGTCAACACATCTTTCAACCTTTGGTTCTCCAAGCATCACTAGTTCTCGTAGATCACATTTGAGCTACGGCATCACAACTCATTTAGACAAATTGACAATATGGTTGATAGCCTTAATGGCAACTTTGCAAGCTATGTACTATAGAAAGAGCAACCAAAAGGACAGTGTGGATTCAAAACAAGAGTTTTCGATGCTTTAACTCAAATCATTGTCTAACTATTTCAAAACAATTTTCTTCTAATTATTTCAAAACAAATCCTAAACTGCTATCTTGGACACAACAAATCAGTGGAATTAGAAATGCACGCACATATCTAGTGTGTACCCAATGAAACAACATGATCAAATAAGCATATGCAGTCATAGAAGGCATGCACTGATGTTTGGTAGTAGTTTATCTATATGCTCAACAAGGCACCCAAAACTTGTACATAGAATTTAGTCTGAAGTAATACATGATTATAGCAAGAAGAGACAAAGCTAAAAACTATGGCCAACAGCCTATGATGATATTGGTGCAGTACTAGACTAGTCATCTTACAGGGCACTGTTACCATGGCCACCACCAGGAAGTCCGTGACCATAGATAGGTCTAAAATTCGGCCAGATGAGATTGTGTGTTGGATGCAGATGCAAGGGTGCCCCCACCCCACAGAAACAGTGCTCGGATCCTAATTGATCCAAGGGGATGCTTTCAAAGTGGTCATTTGTCTGTTGTATCAGGTACGACATGCATGGCACTTTGCTCATGGAGATTCAGGGGTATCACTATCACTATCACTCCTGAAAAAAATGTGTATGCAGGCCTACCGGTGTGTATTTAACATGGAACATCAACAAAGCAGAACTGATAGGAGCACGTGCGAAATCTACAATTAAGCGAGGTGTTTCTACTACTAGGGTAATGTAGGAGTGGTCTTTAGAATGATTTTATGATGTTTAAAAGCATCATTGGATTCGATGGAGTACCCATTGGTTCACATTAATATATGACATACTTAATTCAGGTGCTCCCCGTGGCTTTCCAGCTTGTACTGCGGGTTGATTAGAAGGAAAAGGCAGTGGGGTATTTGCAAAAACGCGCGCTGACCAGCTCGGGCCCGAGGAGTCCAGTTGTCGTGTTGTGATTGGTCCAGGACCAAAGTTGCACATATGGTGCAAGTTCTAGAAATGGGTAGGGTCATTTTGCAAGTTCTAGGACCAAATCATCACATCTTGGACAAGTTATAGGACTCCCAGTGCTTTTAACTCTTTTTGTGTTGTCGTGCCCTCTTTTATTATCTCTACTCCTAATATGTCTCATCGTTCGTTGGTTTTGTTGGTATACCCCAAGTGATCGATATATGCCCCACCAAGTGATCTCCCTCCCACCGATTTTCCCCTCCCTCCAAAAACCAACACCGGTTTTAATTCATCATTAGACCCACACGTCCGATGCCAAAAAAAACCAAACCAAACATTCCATCTTTCCATCGCACCCTTCCATATAAGATGTCAATCAAATCATATCGAAGGGTGGGTTTAAAACCTTCCATCCAAAACATATCGCATCATAATTTTTTTCCATATACAACAACAATGAAATCGCATCGCAATCAAATCTTTTTGCTATTTCCATTGCAATCAAACATATGCCGATCGAACACAGTCTCTCCATAAATTCACCTTTTTCAAATCTCTCTACTCCTAAAGGGGCAGTATGTACCTCGTTTCGTTCGTTCGCTAGCCTCCCTCCCCATTGATCGATCCACCTCATCATCTCTCCAACGATTTTTTTCtaacaaaaccccacctcccatTTATGGTTTTTATTTATTTACCATTGTTCTTTTTCCTAACATATCCAATTAACCGACCATCTCACATATCTCAATCAATCCCGTCCTCAACAGAATCACAATTTTCCATCTTAGAAAAAGAATCATAACTTTCCTCTCGGGGCTTAGACATTCCCTACCAATGGAACGATGGCGCACGGGGACTTTTTCTGCCCAGGGTTGTTTCTGCACGTAACTTTGACATACCATCACGACAGATTTCTAATCAGGGATGTCTGTGGACGTACCAGTTCGGAATTGACTCCCATCGCACACCTGCCCCCCGCTGGCCAGCTCCACGACACACAACGCCCCTGCCGGCGAACCAGCTCTACTGCATACCCCGCGCTCACCACCCGCGTGATATAGCGTCCCACCGTCCTCTGCCTAGTTCGATTTCTGATGGGTCTGGTGCTCTCACGGTATCCCGACCTGCAAGCTCCTTGTTGTGACTGTTTCATAGCCTCCTACACCTACGTGCAACCGATGGTGCATCGTTACATGCCTACAGCCCACGGATGATACGCATACATTACTAATCTGATCAATTTTCCAATCAGATCACGGTTGAATTTTTTCTCAAAATATCTAAACAACTAGATCCGTCTTGTCTTATAACAATCTGCATTAGTCCAAGAACAAGAATGGCGAGTAAGTAATACACACATTTGTAACCATGACACTTGAGGAGAGAAGAGACACAAAGGAATTGGTGGTAGCGCTGATGAACGGACAGTAAGGAATTGGTGGTGTCAACACTAAGGAAGACAAATCATGCACCTTCCATTCTATGAATGAATCGGTCGGTATATAAAAATATAATACAAGTTTATCTAAATATTGTCCATGGTAATTAAGGAGATATCATACAATCTCAACTATCGACTTTAGTAGAGCATGTGGATCCATAAGAAATCCTGGTAGTATTTGGTCATACATCAAATTAGCTTTGTATTGTTTCTATTGTGCTTCCCTAGCGAAGCACGGGCAATGTGTTGCAATAATAACACTGGTTAGTGTGTAGTATGCGAATATTACAACATAGTAATTTGAGAAATAAAGTGTGTACGCGATTCGATGCAAATACTATAACATAGTAGTTTGAGTACTATCAGAtcatgatgaggacatcaataccattgttacacccacagcccctgctgctatacatactggaccaattactagagctcgcgcacgccaattaaattatcaggtactttcgtttcttggtaatgattctaatgttcatgagaatatgatgctgcctaaattggatacatttgttttgcttacaaatgaagggcctggcatggataagagggatgaacactggagcaagaccaagcatagagatgatggcatgcgcaagggtaTCAAGAACGttgttacaagtgatgatttcaggactttgaagccaccataaggagtgcatgaagccttggacgaactatacaagatgccacttaataaattttgtccagagtctattctaggtgctgtgtcaccttaattttgggccaggcccatgtaatttcgaaatacttgattataggcagtttttagagtctgtatgtgtggggaaacaagagttagggttggtttcggacccctcctccaagggcgacgaaattcccccctctctcctccatatatacagcccttagggcatcatttagactttgggttttgttcaGATTAAAAGTACGCCATAGccgcaacttcgcgtacttcgtttgtgtccaatgaccagaccaagacgtcacagaacctcacgttcattaataaagctttcctcttttattcacaatatccagattgcaatctcagtttcttgcttgttctttgtttgctcgcaggaaatagaccctcgtggttaggttgatcgtgcttcggcgtggtcaataaccctcggaagttggtttagcgattgctaaggcgcgacgtcttcgcacgaTCGTAGtaggatcgtcaaagtcgactcccacagaaaacgatatctatctcatcgaaacatcgggacaccttcgcctctatcaagtggtatcagatttctaggttgcccggtgagattttacagtttttcatagtttagatcgagtctattcttcatacctacagtccacgaaaaatcCAAAaaagggttagttcatcatatccgaaccagtctgagcctttgcatagtcttttcagtattttgctttgttgaatatgcggttgcatcgtcgtgtctagttacTGGTCTTAGAGTCCAGTCTTTTAGAGTtccgagttctggtcataagttgtcacgccgccgccgcaccatcatcattgccctgccatctaccaccaccgcttatACGCCATCGATCCGTCTCCATATatcaccaccaatccgtatccatataccaccaccgctgccatatcctaccaccatatatccaccacgAATCTGAGTTtctttcatattaggtttgtttttgagatccgtctaatttccgattcgtgtttccttgcctgagtaggttttGGAAAAAAAGTCTGGAGGCCCCCGGGTAGTTTTTAGGCCAAACCTTTCACACGCAATTTTTTCCCTGTCCTATTTTTAGGTTTTtttgagtcttttgagccacgtgccatcatagtgattttttgtcgcactttttcatcgttgctgccctgatttccgaacaaaaaaattcaaaaaaaattcgtGCCCATACTGTCAGTTTGACGTGGGAAGAGTTTTGatacactcgccattatagtgattgttcgcaaaaaaaagaggagcgcaaaaaaaagaggagcacCAAAAAAACAAAGcgaaaaaaagttccagagtgtgcttttcccttgtttacgtgcagcgccgtgattttgttagtgctCTAGGCTCGCGtatctagcacggtctagcctaggaccagcacaat encodes:
- the LOC125551636 gene encoding uncharacterized protein LOC125551636, with the translated sequence MATNSAPIIPAAPHLYRLRGRLLLPHARRGAGQRVVVVRAVSGDGGRGGGPSYLDMWKKAVNRERRSAELAYRLQASPPPAEAEGPQQADVERRTARFEEMLRVPREERDRVQRTQVIDRAAAALAAARAVLKEPPQSSPTPQPQKVAAATRVTGSGDVFGSRKAAKGPEDQGSGQGSVPAASQSAKVTNSGDSYPSKLGTPGPDFWSWLPPVDTSSEPRENNIVLKPSKKVDSFSSQPEMLMEKERSADFLSLPFVTSFFEKKEDRSLPPFQSFAEPENVDSGAMPVADAEEAFETQFSNNAAEAARALSTSDDKLSHGIDPDGSKWWKETGVEQRPDGVVCKWTVIRGVSPDGSVEFEDKYWEASDRFDHKELGSEKSGRDARGNVWREYWKESMWQDFTSGLMHMEKSADKWGKNGKGEQWQEKWWEQYDSSGKAEKSADKWCSLDPNTTLDVGHAHVWHERWGETYDGSGGSVKYTDKWAERSEGDGWSKWGDKWDEHFDRNGHGVKQGETWWEGKYGDRWNRTWGEGHNGSGWVHKYGRSSSGEHWDTHEQQKTWYQRYPHFGFHHCFENSVKLLSVPRQPPKNFKPGKRVDAP